In Actinoplanes sp. NBC_00393, a single genomic region encodes these proteins:
- a CDS encoding beta-galactosidase, with protein MLHFGGDYNPEQWPEEVWDEDVALMRQAGVTIATVGVFAWSNLEPEPGRYEFGWLDRVLDRLHDGGIKVALATPTASPPPWFTLAHPQAMPVTADGVRLTHGSRDTYCVSAPEYRAAARTIAARLAERYAGHPALAMWHVHNEYGTDCRCDATAAAFRTWLQKQHGDLDTLNEVWTTAFWSQRYSDWAQILPPRATQYLPNPAHVLDFRRFLSDELLSGYVEQRDLLRAANPDVPITTNFVQGGWVSVDHARWAAEVDLVAVDHYPDDAGPGAEEETAFAGDLARGWGGGSWLLMETAPNLIYTRGRMHAKEPGRLTRHSLGYVARGSNGAMYFQWRQPRGGAELFHSALVPHAGPDSPVFREAVGLGRTLKSLSPQVADAAPRTARIAVTWDAPSWWALQGGGRPSADIDYLAAVRQAHRALFRSKLETDFVFPGVSTDALGDYRMIVVPHLYLVSDEAAAAFRDYVAEGGHLVVGHLSGIADPAGRIRLGGYPGAFREVLGVRVVEWHPQPPETEFALDDGLRASRWAERVETAGAQTLARYTAGVLAGAPAVTRNRFGAGSAWYLSTALTDDSLARLLRQVAAEAGVEPVLPGLPSQVEAVRRGDLLFLFNHGPEAATVPLPEGEVTVQGGGFRTVRPAGCGTPGGTPTGMSSSPGRSGGGR; from the coding sequence ATGCTTCACTTCGGCGGCGACTACAACCCCGAGCAGTGGCCGGAGGAGGTGTGGGACGAGGACGTCGCGCTGATGCGGCAGGCCGGCGTCACCATCGCCACGGTCGGGGTGTTCGCCTGGTCGAACCTCGAGCCCGAGCCGGGGCGGTACGAGTTCGGCTGGCTCGACCGGGTGCTGGACCGCCTGCACGACGGCGGCATCAAGGTCGCCCTGGCCACCCCGACCGCGTCACCGCCGCCCTGGTTCACCCTGGCCCATCCGCAGGCCATGCCGGTGACCGCCGACGGGGTGCGGCTCACGCACGGTAGCCGCGACACGTATTGCGTCTCCGCCCCGGAGTACCGGGCCGCCGCCCGCACCATCGCCGCCAGGCTGGCCGAACGCTATGCCGGCCACCCGGCGCTGGCGATGTGGCACGTGCACAACGAGTACGGGACCGACTGCCGCTGCGACGCCACCGCCGCGGCGTTCCGGACCTGGTTGCAGAAGCAGCACGGCGACCTGGACACCCTCAACGAGGTGTGGACCACGGCGTTCTGGAGCCAGCGGTACTCGGACTGGGCGCAGATCCTGCCGCCGCGCGCCACGCAGTACCTGCCGAATCCGGCGCACGTGCTGGACTTCCGCCGGTTCCTCTCCGACGAGCTGCTCAGCGGCTATGTCGAGCAGCGCGACCTGCTGCGCGCCGCCAACCCGGACGTGCCGATCACCACCAACTTCGTGCAGGGCGGCTGGGTGAGCGTGGACCACGCGCGCTGGGCCGCCGAGGTCGATCTCGTCGCGGTCGACCACTACCCGGACGACGCCGGGCCGGGCGCCGAGGAGGAGACCGCGTTCGCCGGTGACCTGGCCCGCGGCTGGGGTGGCGGGTCGTGGCTGCTGATGGAGACCGCGCCGAACCTGATCTACACGCGCGGGCGGATGCACGCCAAGGAACCGGGGCGGCTCACCCGGCACAGCCTCGGCTATGTGGCGCGTGGCTCCAACGGGGCGATGTACTTCCAGTGGCGGCAGCCGCGCGGCGGGGCCGAGCTGTTCCACTCGGCGCTGGTTCCGCATGCGGGTCCGGACAGTCCGGTCTTCCGTGAGGCGGTGGGCCTCGGGCGTACCCTCAAAAGCCTGTCTCCGCAGGTTGCCGATGCGGCGCCGCGCACGGCGCGGATCGCGGTGACCTGGGACGCGCCCTCCTGGTGGGCGTTGCAGGGCGGCGGCCGGCCGTCCGCCGACATCGACTACCTGGCCGCGGTCCGGCAGGCCCATCGCGCGCTGTTCCGGTCCAAACTGGAGACCGACTTCGTCTTCCCCGGCGTCTCCACCGACGCCCTCGGCGACTACCGCATGATCGTCGTGCCGCATCTCTACCTGGTGTCGGACGAGGCGGCCGCGGCCTTCCGTGACTATGTGGCGGAAGGCGGGCACCTGGTGGTGGGCCATCTCAGTGGCATCGCGGATCCGGCGGGCCGGATCCGGTTGGGCGGTTACCCGGGCGCCTTCCGCGAGGTTCTCGGGGTACGCGTGGTCGAGTGGCACCCCCAGCCACCGGAGACGGAGTTCGCCCTCGACGACGGCCTGCGGGCTTCCCGATGGGCCGAGCGGGTGGAGACTGCCGGCGCGCAGACGCTGGCCCGGTACACGGCCGGGGTGCTGGCGGGCGCCCCGGCCGTCACCCGCAACCGGTTCGGCGCGGGCTCGGCCTGGTACCTCTCGACCGCCCTGACCGACGACAGCCTCGCCCGGCTGCTGCGGCAGGTGGCGGCCGAGGCCGGGGTGGAGCCGGTGCTGCCCGGGCTGCCGTCGCAGGTGGAGGCGGTACGGCGCGGCGACCTGCTGTTCCTCTTCAACCACGGGCCGGAGGCGGCGACCGTGCCGCTGCCGGAGGGCGAGGTCACCGTGCAGGGCGGCGGATTCCGGACGGTCCGGCCGGCTGGGTGTGGAACGCCCGGCGGTACGCCGACGGGGATGTCTTCATCGCCTGGGCGAAGTGGTGGCGGTAGGTGA
- the ftrA gene encoding transcriptional regulator FtrA, protein MRTVSVLAYEGMSVFEMGIVTEVFGLPRPEFDVPWYELTICAESPGPVRLVGGATLHTEHGLDAFAAADTLIVPGVPDVRVDPSPALVEALRTAHDRGARIMSICSGAFALAGAGLLDGRRATTHWRYAEALRRRHPAVEVDAEVLYIDDGAVLTSAGSAAGLDLCLHVIRRDHGPTIANAVARRLVVQPHRDGGQAQFVEAPVTADPEDARVARSMEWALGNLTEPITVDVLAQRAHMSARTYLRHFARATGTTPIRWLIDRRVHASLALLESTRTPIEAIATAVGFETAVTYRHHFAQAMKTSPSAYRRAFHTQPAGPSGIRRPAR, encoded by the coding sequence ATGCGGACGGTATCGGTGCTCGCCTACGAGGGCATGTCGGTCTTCGAGATGGGCATCGTCACCGAGGTCTTCGGGCTGCCCCGCCCCGAGTTCGACGTCCCCTGGTACGAGTTGACCATCTGCGCCGAGTCGCCCGGCCCGGTCCGGCTGGTCGGCGGCGCCACGCTGCACACCGAGCACGGCCTGGACGCGTTCGCCGCCGCCGACACGCTGATCGTGCCCGGTGTGCCGGACGTCCGCGTCGACCCGTCACCGGCCCTGGTCGAGGCTCTCCGGACCGCCCACGACCGCGGCGCCCGGATCATGTCGATCTGCTCGGGCGCGTTCGCGCTGGCCGGGGCCGGTCTGCTGGACGGCCGCCGGGCCACCACCCACTGGCGGTACGCGGAGGCCCTGCGCCGCCGCCACCCGGCGGTCGAGGTCGACGCGGAGGTGCTCTACATCGACGACGGCGCGGTGCTGACCAGCGCGGGCAGCGCCGCCGGCCTGGACCTCTGCCTGCACGTGATCCGCCGCGACCACGGCCCGACCATCGCCAACGCGGTGGCCCGCCGGCTGGTCGTGCAACCGCATCGCGACGGCGGGCAGGCGCAGTTCGTCGAGGCCCCGGTGACAGCGGATCCGGAGGACGCCCGGGTGGCCCGGAGCATGGAGTGGGCGCTGGGCAACCTCACCGAGCCGATCACGGTCGACGTGCTGGCGCAGCGGGCGCACATGTCCGCCCGTACCTATCTGCGGCATTTCGCCCGGGCCACCGGGACGACCCCGATCCGCTGGCTGATCGACCGGCGGGTGCACGCCAGCCTGGCCCTGCTGGAGTCGACCCGGACGCCGATCGAGGCGATCGCGACCGCGGTCGGGTTCGAGACCGCGGTCACCTACCGCCACCACTTCGCCCAGGCGATGAAGACATCCCCGTCGGCGTACCGCCGGGCGTTCCACACCCAGCCGGCCGGACCGTCCGGAATCCGCCGCCCTGCACGGTGA
- a CDS encoding rhodanese-like domain-containing protein, with product MTDSAVAFFAARLEFETDVSDVHADLEAGTTGVVVIDSRSAESWRQGRLPHAVHLPTREIAARAAEVIPPGTRVVTYCWGPGCNGATRAALEFAKLGYPVKEMIGGYEYWVREGFPVRDDQGVQTRPVDELTAPAGAACGC from the coding sequence ATGACTGATTCCGCTGTTGCCTTCTTCGCCGCCCGCCTCGAGTTCGAGACCGACGTCAGCGACGTGCACGCCGATCTGGAAGCCGGCACGACCGGTGTCGTGGTGATCGACTCGCGCAGTGCCGAGTCGTGGCGGCAGGGGCGGCTCCCGCACGCCGTACACCTGCCCACCCGTGAGATCGCCGCCCGGGCCGCCGAGGTGATCCCGCCCGGCACCCGGGTGGTCACGTACTGCTGGGGGCCCGGGTGCAACGGCGCCACCCGGGCCGCGCTGGAGTTCGCCAAACTCGGCTACCCGGTCAAGGAGATGATCGGGGGATACGAGTACTGGGTGCGGGAGGGCTTCCCGGTCCGCGACGACCAGGGCGTCCAGACCCGTCCGGTGGACGAGCTGACCGCCCCGGCCGGCGCAGCCTGCGGCTGCTAG
- a CDS encoding FAD-binding protein: MREHLTNWAGNIVFGAERVHRPRSVDEVRDIVAAAGRLRVLGSGHSFNRLADTDGDLLSLADLPRVVEVAPDRASVRVDGGIRYGELAARLAAEGLAVHNMASLPHISVVGAVATATHGSGVRHGNLATTVSGIEMVRADGELVTLTRADADFPGAVVGLGALGVVTALTLDVVPAFDLRQYVYDDLPAAAVRDELDEILADGYSVSLFTRWTSPDVDMVWLKRLDPLPAGDFHGARPADGPRHPVPGMPTENCTEQGGVPGPWHTRLPHFRMEFTPSSGEELQSEWHVPREQAGAAIEAVNRVRERVAAVVQVCEIRTIAADDLWLSPNFQQDSLALHFTWIADTEAVLPVVADLEEALAPLGARPHWGKIFTTDPAALRDAYPRFADFAGLVRRYDPAGTFRNAWLDELLG; this comes from the coding sequence ATGCGGGAACACCTCACGAACTGGGCCGGCAACATCGTCTTCGGGGCGGAGCGGGTGCACCGCCCACGCTCCGTCGACGAGGTGCGGGACATCGTCGCGGCGGCCGGCCGGCTGCGGGTGCTCGGCTCCGGGCACTCGTTCAACCGGCTCGCCGACACCGACGGCGACCTGCTGTCACTGGCCGACCTTCCGCGCGTCGTCGAGGTCGCGCCGGATCGCGCCTCGGTCCGCGTCGACGGCGGTATCCGGTATGGCGAACTGGCCGCCCGACTGGCCGCCGAGGGCCTGGCCGTGCACAACATGGCGTCCCTGCCGCACATCTCGGTGGTCGGCGCGGTCGCCACCGCCACCCACGGTTCCGGCGTGCGCCACGGCAACCTGGCCACCACCGTCTCCGGCATCGAGATGGTCCGCGCCGACGGCGAGCTGGTCACCCTGACCCGCGCCGACGCGGACTTCCCCGGCGCCGTGGTCGGCCTCGGCGCGCTCGGCGTGGTCACCGCCCTCACCCTGGATGTGGTGCCGGCCTTCGACCTGCGGCAGTACGTCTACGACGACCTGCCCGCGGCCGCCGTGCGCGACGAGCTGGACGAGATCCTCGCCGACGGGTACAGCGTCAGCCTCTTCACCCGCTGGACCAGCCCGGACGTCGACATGGTGTGGCTGAAGCGGCTGGACCCGCTGCCGGCCGGCGACTTCCACGGCGCCCGCCCGGCCGACGGCCCCCGGCACCCGGTCCCCGGCATGCCCACCGAGAACTGCACCGAGCAGGGCGGCGTGCCCGGTCCCTGGCACACCCGGCTGCCGCACTTCCGGATGGAGTTCACCCCCAGCAGCGGCGAGGAGCTCCAGTCCGAGTGGCACGTGCCGCGCGAGCAGGCCGGCGCCGCGATCGAGGCGGTGAACCGAGTGCGTGAGCGCGTCGCCGCGGTGGTGCAGGTCTGCGAGATCCGTACGATTGCCGCCGACGACCTCTGGCTGAGCCCCAACTTTCAGCAGGACAGTCTGGCCTTGCACTTCACCTGGATCGCCGACACCGAGGCGGTGCTGCCGGTGGTCGCCGACCTCGAGGAAGCCCTGGCTCCGCTGGGCGCCCGCCCGCACTGGGGCAAGATCTTCACCACCGATCCGGCGGCGCTGCGTGACGCGTACCCCCGCTTCGCCGACTTTGCCGGCCTGGTGCGGCGCTACGACCCGGCCGGCACGTTCCGCAACGCCTGGCTCGACGAGCTGCTCGGCTAG
- a CDS encoding response regulator — protein MASIVVAEDDTDIAALLATVLSNAGHTVHTAPNGAEALEAITETNPDLIILDHHMPGMSGLDVAERLRSTDTTANTPVIMLSAAAPAAARGLVDVTISKPVRPKHLVEAADELLAARKTGEHPAHDAATQLVDVERLLAVSDFLTRPAHAATLDRFAEELTRITGVPMAAITLVLNDSVVVAGSYGLPKWVQEAGGVPVEWSPDTIVVAEDVPVLISDSRADEEYASSPLFSISGVRSYASVPLNSTEGHVVGTLCVMDDKPGTCTEDTVQTLHSQRAPALGLLSRVG, from the coding sequence ATGGCGTCGATCGTGGTCGCCGAGGACGACACCGACATCGCCGCGCTGCTCGCCACTGTGCTGAGCAACGCGGGCCACACCGTGCACACCGCTCCGAACGGGGCCGAGGCACTCGAGGCGATCACCGAGACGAACCCGGACCTGATCATTCTCGATCACCACATGCCGGGGATGAGCGGGCTCGACGTCGCCGAACGGCTCCGTTCCACGGACACCACCGCGAACACTCCGGTGATCATGCTGTCTGCCGCGGCGCCGGCCGCCGCACGGGGCCTGGTCGACGTCACGATCTCCAAACCGGTACGCCCGAAGCACCTGGTCGAGGCGGCCGACGAACTCCTCGCCGCCCGTAAGACCGGCGAGCACCCGGCACACGACGCGGCCACCCAGCTGGTGGACGTGGAACGGCTGCTCGCCGTCTCCGACTTCCTGACCCGGCCGGCGCACGCGGCCACGCTGGACCGGTTCGCCGAGGAACTGACCCGGATCACCGGGGTGCCGATGGCGGCGATCACGCTGGTGCTCAACGACAGCGTGGTGGTGGCCGGCTCGTACGGGCTGCCGAAGTGGGTGCAGGAGGCGGGCGGGGTGCCGGTCGAGTGGTCGCCGGACACCATCGTCGTGGCCGAAGACGTTCCGGTGCTGATCAGCGACAGCCGGGCCGACGAGGAGTACGCGTCCTCGCCGCTCTTCTCGATCAGCGGGGTGCGGTCGTACGCCAGCGTCCCGCTGAACTCCACCGAGGGCCACGTCGTCGGGACCCTCTGCGTGATGGACGACAAGCCGGGCACCTGCACCGAGGACACCGTGCAGACTCTGCACTCTCAGCGTGCGCCGGCGTTGGGGTTGCTCTCCCGCGTCGGCTGA
- a CDS encoding MHYT domain-containing protein, translating into MAEIHHFEYGWVTPTVSYVLSVLGSLLGLTSAVRLRSAKSGGERTWWLILAAVAIGATGIWSMHFVAMMGFKVEGTPIRYDVGLTVASALIAFVAVGVGLAIALLGSAAPRTRILIGGVLAGLGVAAMHYTGMAAMELHGEIHYAGREVALSIAIAVVAATVALWLTLVVNKPVVIFISALVMGIAVNGMHFTGMLAMSVLTEPNLDAVAGATASGLLVPIGGAVLFAIIGMVYSLMAAPTEEDRVAAAYLAQRLDSRPAPSAGPQPGQLWGQQPQANQGRQQPQQQGRQQPQQQGWQQPQQQGQPQGQQQGSGRPTLGGSWTYRDRSGQ; encoded by the coding sequence ATGGCGGAGATCCATCACTTCGAGTACGGATGGGTTACCCCGACGGTCAGCTACGTGTTGTCCGTGCTCGGATCCCTCCTCGGGCTCACCTCAGCGGTCCGGCTGCGGTCCGCCAAGTCCGGTGGGGAACGAACCTGGTGGCTGATCCTGGCTGCCGTCGCCATCGGTGCGACCGGCATCTGGAGCATGCACTTCGTCGCCATGATGGGCTTCAAGGTCGAGGGCACGCCGATCCGGTACGACGTCGGCCTGACCGTGGCGAGCGCCCTGATCGCGTTCGTGGCCGTCGGTGTCGGTCTGGCCATCGCGCTGCTCGGTTCCGCCGCTCCGCGTACCCGGATCCTGATCGGCGGCGTGCTCGCCGGTCTCGGCGTGGCCGCGATGCACTACACCGGCATGGCCGCCATGGAGCTGCACGGCGAGATCCACTACGCCGGCCGGGAGGTCGCCCTCTCCATCGCGATCGCCGTGGTCGCCGCGACGGTCGCGCTCTGGCTCACCCTGGTCGTCAACAAGCCGGTCGTCATCTTCATCTCGGCGCTGGTCATGGGCATCGCCGTCAACGGCATGCACTTCACCGGCATGCTCGCCATGTCGGTGCTCACCGAGCCCAACCTCGACGCGGTGGCCGGCGCGACCGCCAGCGGTCTGCTCGTCCCGATCGGCGGCGCGGTGCTGTTCGCCATCATCGGCATGGTCTATTCGCTGATGGCCGCGCCCACCGAGGAGGACCGGGTGGCCGCCGCCTACCTCGCGCAGCGCCTGGACTCGCGTCCCGCGCCGTCGGCCGGCCCGCAGCCGGGTCAGCTGTGGGGTCAGCAGCCGCAGGCGAACCAGGGCCGGCAGCAGCCCCAGCAGCAGGGCCGGCAGCAGCCCCAGCAGCAGGGCTGGCAGCAGCCTCAGCAGCAGGGTCAACCGCAGGGTCAGCAGCAGGGATCCGGGCGCCCGACCCTGGGTGGTTCCTGGACGTATCGGGACCGTTCCGGTCAGTAG
- a CDS encoding 3-oxoacyl-ACP synthase III family protein codes for MAVGILGTGSYLPARVVTNVDLLALVPDADPEWVSRKTLIEERRFAAPDEAASDLAANAARAALERAGVTAAEIDYVIVSTSTGDSPQPPTSNLVQHKIGATRAACFDVNAVCAGFVFALNVANGLVATNPGALVLVIASDIYSRILDFGDRRTSVLFGDGAGAAVVGAVPDRYGIIDIDLASRGEASDLIYVKGGGSRLPASPETVAEGDHYFRMNGRGVRDFVATAVPPALDALLRRSNLKAEDVDHFVPHQANGIMLQELVESAGFQNAHTHLTLPWYGNVGSASLPVTLDDAARNGSLRDGDLVMLAGFGGGMSLGACLLRWGH; via the coding sequence GTGGCGGTCGGCATTCTCGGGACGGGTTCCTACCTCCCGGCGCGGGTCGTGACCAATGTGGACCTGCTGGCCCTGGTGCCGGACGCGGATCCGGAGTGGGTGTCGCGCAAGACGCTGATCGAGGAGCGCCGCTTCGCGGCCCCCGACGAGGCGGCGTCGGACCTGGCTGCCAACGCGGCCCGGGCGGCACTCGAGCGGGCCGGCGTCACGGCGGCGGAGATCGACTATGTGATCGTCTCCACATCGACCGGTGACTCGCCGCAGCCGCCCACGTCGAACCTGGTGCAGCACAAGATCGGCGCGACCCGGGCGGCGTGCTTCGACGTCAACGCGGTCTGCGCCGGATTCGTCTTCGCGCTCAACGTGGCCAACGGCCTGGTCGCCACCAACCCCGGCGCGCTGGTGCTGGTCATCGCCTCGGACATCTACTCCCGGATCCTCGACTTCGGCGACCGGCGTACGTCCGTGCTCTTCGGCGACGGCGCCGGCGCCGCAGTGGTCGGCGCCGTGCCGGACCGGTACGGGATCATCGACATCGATCTCGCCTCCCGGGGCGAGGCCAGCGACCTGATCTACGTGAAGGGCGGCGGTAGCCGCCTGCCGGCCTCGCCGGAGACGGTCGCCGAGGGCGACCACTACTTCCGGATGAACGGCCGGGGCGTTCGCGACTTCGTGGCGACCGCGGTGCCGCCGGCGCTGGACGCGCTGCTGCGCCGGTCCAACCTGAAGGCCGAGGACGTCGACCACTTCGTGCCGCACCAGGCCAACGGCATCATGCTGCAGGAGCTGGTGGAGTCGGCCGGCTTCCAGAACGCGCACACCCACTTGACCCTGCCCTGGTACGGCAACGTCGGCAGCGCGTCGCTTCCGGTCACTCTGGACGATGCGGCCCGCAACGGCTCGCTGCGTGACGGCGACCTGGTGATGCTGGCCGGCTTCGGTGGCGGCATGTCGCTGGGCGCCTGCCTGCTCCGCTGGGGTCACTGA
- a CDS encoding PRC-barrel domain-containing protein has product MTEKSETAPEDLGAPVAYLVLKDGTPVYDRSGDKVGKVEHVLADEQSDVFHGLLIKTGDGHRFAGGDQVDGLFERGVIVSEPADQLATPSADSPAGLAESRSTGLKRAWDWLIQPK; this is encoded by the coding sequence ATGACGGAGAAGAGCGAAACTGCGCCGGAGGACCTCGGCGCGCCGGTGGCGTACCTGGTCCTGAAGGACGGCACGCCGGTGTACGACCGCTCCGGCGACAAGGTGGGCAAGGTCGAGCACGTGCTGGCCGACGAGCAGTCGGACGTCTTTCACGGCCTGCTGATCAAGACGGGCGACGGTCACCGCTTCGCCGGCGGCGATCAGGTCGACGGCCTCTTCGAGCGTGGCGTGATCGTCAGCGAGCCGGCCGACCAGCTGGCCACGCCGAGCGCCGACTCGCCGGCCGGCCTGGCCGAGAGCCGCAGCACCGGCCTGAAACGCGCCTGGGACTGGCTGATCCAGCCCAAATAA